A window of Salvia splendens isolate huo1 chromosome 8, SspV2, whole genome shotgun sequence genomic DNA:
CCCCTTCCAACCTTAAATttctcaacttttttttattccctTTCACccttcatatatatttttttgttctgGGATTCTTCTTCATCCCAAGTCGAAGATGAACTGCACCActtcttgaaaaaaaaatctaatctttCGATGCAATGGCTGCAATTCTGCGGTTCCGGAAGCTCTGTTTTCTGGAGCCATCATCACCGTCATCATGTAATGAGCATAAAAAGCAAACCACAAAGAGGGATGAGAAAAAAATGAGGGAGAATTGTGATGCAGAAGAAGATGGATTGAGAAAGAAGGGTGTGAAGGAATGGAGGTGCATAGACTCTTGCTGTTGGATGATTGGATTGATGTGCACGGCGTGGTGGCTGCTGCTCTTCCTGCACCACTGCATGCCGGCGAGTTTGCCCGGTGCTGAGCCGCCGGGGGTGAGGCTGAGGCGGCAAGGCGTCGTGGCCCTGCACCCTGTGGTTCTGGTGCCCGGCATTGTCACCGGGGGACTCGAGCTGTGGGAGGGGAGGCCGTGCTCCGATGGCCTCTTCCGCCAGCGGCTTTGGGCCGGTAGCTTTGCTGAGATTTTCAAGAGGTTTGAGTGATATACTAGTCTCCATTGGCTCAATCATCAATGCTTTGTTGTATGTTTTTTTGGGGTTGATTGAGGTTGTGATTTGTTCAAAATTGAGCATTCTTGATTGATTTGTGTGTGTTTTAGTTGGTTGAGGTTGTGacttgtgattttacttcaaaatTGAGCATTCTTGATTGAATTGTGTGTGCTTTGGTTAGTTGCGGTTGTGACTGACTTCAAGTTGAGCATTCTTGATTGAACTGTAGTATGTGTTTAGTTGGTTGAGGTTGTGATTGATTTCAAGTTGTGCATTCTTGATTGAATTGTAGTTGGTTGAGGGTGTGATTGCCTTCAAGTTGAACATTCTTGATTACATTGTGTGTGTTTTAGTTGGTTGAGGTTGTGATTGTCTTCAAGTTGAGCATTCTTGATTGGATTGTAATAAGTGTTTTAGTTGGTTGAGGTTGTGATTGACTTCAAAATTGAGAACTCTTGCCTGAGTTGTATGTATTTTAGTTAGTTGAGGTTGTGATTATATTCAAGTTCAGAATTCTTGATTGAGTTGTATGCATTTTAGTTGTTTGATGTTGTGACTGTCTTCAAAAGTGAGCATTCTTGATTGAATTGTATGTATTGCAGATGTTTGAGGTTGTGATTGAATTTGTATGTATTGTAGTTGGTTGACAACTTGACATCAAATTGAGCTTTTTTTTGTTGGAATTCAGGCCAATGTGTTGGTTGGAGCACCTGTCCTTGGACAACGAAACAGGGCTAGACCCAGCCGGAATCCGGGTGCGAGCCTCTTCCGGGCTGGTCGCAGCCGATTATTTCGCTCCAGGTTACTTTGTTTGGGCCAATTTGATTGAGAATTTGGCTAGAATTGGGTATGAGGAGAAGAATATGCACATGGCTGCCTACGATTGGAGGTTATCCTTTCAAAATACAGAGGTACATTTTTGCATCAATTCTGATAAAATTGGCTAATGTCTGTAATTATATCAAGAACCTTTAATATCTTGGTGATTGATGAAGCAGGTGAGGGACCAAACTCTGAGTAGATTAAAGAGCAAAATCGAGCTTATGTATGTCTCAAACGGGTATAAAAAAGTGGTGGTCGTGCCACATTCTATGGGTGCCAACTATTTTCTCCACTTCATGAAGTGGGTCGAGTTGGCTGGAGGGGGTGGCCGAGGCTGGTGTGCCAAGCACATCAAGTCGATAATGAATATAGGTCCGGTGTTTCTAGGCGTTCCCAAAGCCGTTAGTAGCATATTGTCCGCAGAGAGCAAAGACGTTGCTTTTCTCAGGTATGCAAGCCTCTCGTTCGATCATTATTCTGAAATCGAACCATATTTTGATATGATCAAACTTTGTGCAGAGCTATGGCACCTGGTCTCTTGGATTCCGAGATTTTTCGACTTCAAGCTCTGGAACATGTCATGCGCGTATCGCGGACATGGGACTCGCTCGTCTCTTTGTTACCTAAAGGCGGAGAGGCTGTTTGGGGCAACTT
This region includes:
- the LOC121744432 gene encoding putative phospholipid:diacylglycerol acyltransferase 2; the protein is MAAILRFRKLCFLEPSSPSSCNEHKKQTTKRDEKKMRENCDAEEDGLRKKGVKEWRCIDSCCWMIGLMCTAWWLLLFLHHCMPASLPGAEPPGVRLRRQGVVALHPVVLVPGIVTGGLELWEGRPCSDGLFRQRLWAGSFAEIFKRPMCWLEHLSLDNETGLDPAGIRVRASSGLVAADYFAPGYFVWANLIENLARIGYEEKNMHMAAYDWRLSFQNTEVRDQTLSRLKSKIELMYVSNGYKKVVVVPHSMGANYFLHFMKWVELAGGGGRGWCAKHIKSIMNIGPVFLGVPKAVSSILSAESKDVAFLRAMAPGLLDSEIFRLQALEHVMRVSRTWDSLVSLLPKGGEAVWGNLDWSPEEDHVCDWGTRKYQQQLKTKGNETDGRHSFQVQEPTKFGRIVSFGKTVPSPDATSSKSNALCGKVKTEYDEVSQEKIQKISEERVYTADTLLDLLRSVAPKMMKRAEAHFSHGIAENLSDPKYNHYKYWSNPLETELPEAPDMEIYSLYGVGIPTERSYVYKLSPQGKCRSIPFQIDSSADDSHNGCLKGGVYFVDGDESVPVLSAGFMCAKGWKGKTRFNPSGSATYIREYKHIAPANLLHGRGLESGAHVDIMGNVALIEDVLSVAAGASGVELGGDRIYSDIMKLSEEIKIHL